The Anastrepha ludens isolate Willacy chromosome 2, idAnaLude1.1, whole genome shotgun sequence genome contains a region encoding:
- the LOC128868009 gene encoding uncharacterized protein LOC128868009: MKMNASLIYEILMYLNSFYFGMYATFEIGVGVLKAIGLNYTSNELTREGCILLALCIVETIRIVLGRKSSLSDRGWQATASVILTLPSLALVIYLCCFQTYVLKLEIILSALMIALQGAELVYAGVFICTMFGDVTYT; encoded by the exons ATGAAAATGAATGCCAGTCTCATTTACGAAATCCTCATGTATTTGAATTCGTTTTACTTTGGTATGTACGCCACATTTGAGATTGGTGTCGGTGTCCTCAAGGCAATCGGATTGAATTATACTTCGAATGAGTTGACGCGTGAGGGGTGCATACTACTCGCATTGTGCATCGTCGAAACAATACGAATTGTATTAGGTCGGAAGAGCAGTTTAAGCGATCgtg GTTGGCAAGCAACAGCATCCGTAATATTAACACTGCCCAGTCTTGCTCTTGTTATCTACTTATGTTGttttcaaacctacgttctcaaACTCGAAATTATTCTGAGTGCCTTAATGATAGCCCTCCAAGGTGCTGAACTAGTGTATGCCGGTGTCTTCATTTGCACCATGTTTGGTGACGTTACGTATACctag